ATATTCTTTTAAAAGAAAAAAATATGCAAAGGGAACAAAGACTACCAGACTTCCAAGCATTATGATTATTGTTTTGAGATCTATTCCGTGAACAAATATCAATACTCCAAATATTGCCACCAGTGTAAGAGAGGTTCCCAGGTCCGGTTGTTTTAATATCAGTATAAATATAGGAAGAATATGAACTCCGGCCTTGATCACATCTTTTAGGCCTGAAAAACTACTTTTATACCTATTCACCAGGAGAGCTGAAAATGTTAACACCATAAAGATCTTTGCAAACTCCGAAGGCTGCAAGTTCATAAACCCCAGGTCTATCCATCTTTTAGCTCCTAATTTACTTACTCCAAATGCAAAAACAGCCAGTAGAGAGAGCAGACTTACCCCATAAATCAGTCTGGAGTATCGCCTGTACAGTTTGAAATCAATCATAGAAAATACAAAATATACCACGATCCCCAAAAGGAGCCAAATCAGATCTTTCTTTAAAAAAGAAGTGGTTTTGGTGTAGGTTGCGCTATATATTGAAAATGCACTGATTACCGCTATCAATAAAGCATTTAATAAAATTCTATAACTCATTTTTTTTACTTTTTTGATCAAAACTCTTATATCTCTATTATTTTTCATTTTTTCCACCTATCTATAATTATTACTATTTCCCTGTATGACCAAATCCACCTGTAGATCTTTTGCTTTTTTCCACCTTATCCGTTTCAACAAATTCCATCTTATAGACCTTTTGAAGGACAAGCTGCCCAATTCTTTCCATGGGATTTATAGTGTACTCATCCGAACTGAGGTTGATCAGGATTATCCCTACCTCTCCTCTGTAATCTGAATCTATGGTTCCAGGAGAGTTTACCAGGGTTATTCCATGTTTCATTGCCAGCCCGCTTCTAGGCCTTACCTGAACCTCATACCCAAATGGTATCTCCATGACAATCCCAGTAGGAATCAACTGCCTTTCCAAACTTTTTAGAGTTACAGGTTTTTCAATATGGGCACATACATCCATTCCAGCTGCACCATCTGTCATATATTTTGGAAGGGCTACACCTTCCTCCGTTATTATCTTGACTTCTACTTTTTTCATAAGTTTTTTCTCCTTTTGCCACTAATCTACACCAATTAAAATTAAAAATCTTTGCCACTGATTACACAGATTTCGTTTTTTGAATCACCAATTGCACGAATTTTTAAATTTTATAGCTGCATCACAGAAGTTTACCACTTTTCGTGATGCATTTAAATCTATTTATTTAAACAATAGAGAGATTTAATACTCGTATATTTTTAGTGTCATTCGTGACTAAAGTTTTTTCATCTGATTCTTCATTGTTAATTCATAATTGATAATTGATAATTTTTCTAATCTCTGCAGTATCTGTATCGAAAATAATTTCCAATTTTCAGTTTAAAGCTTTAACTTTATACATCCCCTAAGATAGTATATGAATAATATTCCTCAGAGAAAACTTTATTCGCCACCTCTTTTATATCCTCGCAGCTTATCTTCTCGATTTCTTCTATAGTTTCCTCAACCGTTTTTATCCTTCCATAGGTCAGGTATGAGTTGGCCAACCTGCTCATCCTGGCCCTGCTGTTTTCCAGACCAAAGGTCAATGAACTTAAAAATTGGTTCTTTGATCTCTCCAGCTCTTTTTCGGTAACACTATTTTTCTTTATCTCCTCAAATTCCTCCAGAACTATCTGAATTACTTCATTATAGTCTTTAGGTGTTGTCCCGGCATAGATGGTAAATAACCCGCCTTCTCTGAAGTTTGACATATAACTGTAGATTGAGTAAGCCAATCCACGATCTTCCCTTATCTTTTGAAATAATCTGGAACTCATATTTCCGGCTAATATATTAGAGATTATAGAATATTTATACCTGTCTTCATCTAAGTAGGAAATTCCTTTAGTGTTTATACATAGGTGGACCTGACTCATCTCTTTTTTAGAAACCTTTTTTCCGGAGTTTATTCTCATGGAAAATTCCCTGGGTATTTGAGTTTCTTTTTTCTCTATACTACCCATGGTATCCTCTAACATCTCCATAACTTTATCTATATCCATATTTCCAGCTAAAGATATTACCATATTTTCCGGTGTATATCTCCTATTGAAATAATCCACTAAGATCTCTCTGCTGATCCCGTTTACACTTTCAATACTCCCTAAAACTATGTTAGATTGGTCTCCGGAGATAGCAAATGTAGAATTTATATCATGCACTTTTTCCTCTGGGATATCCTCATACATATTTATCTCTTCAATCACAACCTTCTTTTCTTTTTCCAGGTTTTCATCTGAAAAAGTAGAATTTAAAAACATATCCGATAAGATATCTACCCCCACTTCCAGCCTGGAAGACAGCAGCTGTATATAATAAGCTGTGGTTTCCTTTCCGGTATATGCATTTATATTTCCGCCCACATCATCTATCTCTTCCGATAGTTCCTTAGCCGTCCTTCTGCTGGTTCCCTTGAACATCATATGTTCTAAAAGATGAGATACACCGTATTCACCGGCCTTTTCATCTTTTGATCCGGTTCCTACAAAGATTCCTATGGTTACCGATTGTATCCCGTCTATCTTATCAAAAAAAACAGGAATTCCGTTTTTTAATTTTTTTTCTATTATCATAATTTCTCTCCTTAATATTCTGCCTTATTCATTGCAATCATCCCTATACCTGTAAAGATAAGATTAGGCATCCATGCTCCAATAAGGGGAGACAAGATTCCTCCCATAGCTATGGCTTCGAAACTAGCCTGGACAATATAATAACCATAACCAAAAGCAATACTGAGGGCTATATTTATAGCCGATGAACCTCTTACATATCTGCTTCCAAGAGACAGACCTAAGATTCCTATGACTACACAGGCAAATGGATAAGCTATCCTCTTATGGAATTCCACTTCAAATTCCTTGGATTCTCCTCCAGTTTTACGGAGAAGTTCAGCTACCTTTCTCAATTCTGTTAAACTTAATTCATCTTTTCTGTATTTAGGAGTCAGAAATAATTTTGGAGCATCTTTTAATTCCGAGTTTCTATAAACATTATGATAGACTACTGTTTTTTCCTCTATCTTATTTTCATTGGCTTCATCTAACTCCCATCTGCCGTAGGCAGTATATCTTGCTGACTTAGCCGTGATTATAGATTTTATAGCATCAAAATTCTCCGTTAAAATTACAATTTCTACTCCATGGGCTATATTTGTCTCTCTATTTATATAGTCAAAATGATAGATATAATCTCCATTTCCCCTAAGGTATACATCATTTTTTTCTGCTGGGATCCTATCTTCATCTATCTGGTTTTTTCTTTTTAACTCACGAGCTACCTTTAATCCTTTTGGCTGTAAGGAATTACTGATATAAAAAACTCCTCCTGCCATGATAAATGCAGCAATTATAGGCAGGAGAACTATCCTTCTAAAACTGATCCCGGAAGTTTTTAGAGCTATCACCTCTAAACTGCTGGCCATCTTATTTATTGTTATTAATCCGCCTAATAGTGCTCCCAGAGGGGATACCTGTACCAGTATCCCAGGAATCAATGCAGCCATATATCTGGCACCTTCAATAGTTGTCATCCTCCCGGAGGTAACATAGTTTATAACTTTGAAGATCTGAGATATAACAAAAATCCCTATAAAAGCAAAGAGGGATAATAGAACTGACTTTATAAATTTAACTATTATATATCTGTCTATTTTTTTCATCTATCCCCTCCTTGCCTTTTTAATATACATAATTCCTGTGAGTCCTGCCAGAAGCAGGTTAGGAAACCATATAGCGATTACCGGATTGATAGTCCCCTTGCTGGATAACACTACTGCTACATTGAATAGGGTTATATATATAAATATCACTGCCATACTCAGTCCATAGCTGACACTTTTTCCGCTTCTATGGTGGCCCAAAGAAAATAATACCCCTAGGATTCCTAAAAATACTGCCGAAAACGGAGAAGCTAATTTTTTCTGCAGCTCTACCCTATAGGGTAAGATCTCTTCAGCAGCACTCTTATTCTCCTTTATTTTTTTTATATTTTTTAGGAGCATCACGGCAGACATAGTGTCTATCTCCTTTATCTCTACATCAAAATCAGAGAGAAATGAAGTCAGCGGATGAACCTGACTCTTAAAACTTCCCCTTAACTTTTCCTTCCCCTCTTCGTCCAATTGATAAAAGGTCGCATCTTCTAAAGTCATAGCACCATCTTTCCAAGTAGTTCTGTCTGCCAGCATGACATTTGGATAGATGTCTTTCTCACTCTTTTGAAAAATAACAACATCCTTTGCCTGGTTTGTTTTGGGGTCCAGCGTATCTATATAGATACTATATTCTCCTACATTTTCTAAAAACGTCTTCTCTGTCAATTGAAATGACGGTGTTTCAGTAGCAATTTTTACCCCTAAGGTCTCAGCTCTCACAAAAGATTCAGGTATTATTTTCTCCTGCAAAAAAATAGTAAGAAAAAATATTCCCACCGACATAAAAAATGGTACTTTCAATATCTTATTCAGACTCATTCCTATAGATACCATAGCCACACTTTCACTGGTTGAAGTCAGCTTATTATAGGTTATCATTACCCCAAGGAAAAATCCCATGGGGATCGTCTGGGACAATATCGGAGGTATGTAGTAGGTAAGCAGATGGAGCATATCCAGTGCCGGTACCCTTTTAACCAGGATACTTTCCATCATCTTTACCATCAATTCTATTAAAAATATAAAGGTGAATAGACTTATTCCAAACAAAACAGGCATTTTTAATTGATTAAACAAATATTTATCTATTATTTTCATAAAATACCCCTTATTTTGACATATATTCTTTTATCTGTTTTTCTACACTTTTTCTGAATTCAAGCTCCTCTAATTTTTCTTTTACAGCTTCAGGGTAGTATCCCTCTAATTTTGTGACATTCTTTAGAAAGAATTTATTTACCCTGCTGTCTTTTGAATATCCTTCCATTCCTGAAGACATACTAGACAGTAAGTTAAAAAATATTAGGAGTACGAAAATTATAAACCCGCCCTTTAACCCACCTAAAACTCCTCCCAAGATGCTGTCTGTCAATCCCATGAACATCTTAGGAAGAATTTTTCTTAAAACGGATAAAATAACAGAACTTGCCATATAGAGTCCTGTTAAAAGAGCTAAATAAGTTAAAAAATATAAAACATTTTCATTTATGTTAACGGTGCCGCTAACATATTCATAGACATAGGGTGTCCACTTTTTAGCCAAAACTACATTTAATATTAAGATGAAAAATGACAGCACCTCAAAGAAAAAACCCTTTTTAAAACCCATTAACACTCCCAAAACTAATATAATTCCAGCTGCAATATCTATATACATTAACTCCTCCTATCTTTCAATTACTCTTACCCAAAGAGCTTTTAAATATAGTGTTTCCGGTATATGCAGTACCCATGGATGATCTGTAGGCTGATAATTTATCCCTATTACCTCTAAACATAAACCATTTTTAGAAGCTGCCATCCTCGTCACTTCCATTACATCCTCTAAACTCATATGGTAAGCACAAGTTATAACTCCTAATATCCCACCTGTTTCCAGCATCTTAAAACTGTCTACGCATAGTTTATAGAAGAAATCTCTTCCCCTCTTTATATCTATTTTTTTCTTGATCAGTGAAGGAGGGTCTAAGGTTATAACATCATATTTTTCTCCCCTGTTTGATAACGTTTTTAAAATAGAGAAGGCGTCTCCCTCTACAACTTCAAATTTATTTTCAAAACCATTTAGTTCATAGTTTTCCAGACATAGTTTCAGAGCATGGGGATTTTTGTCTACAGCTACAACTTTTTGACACCCTTCGGCAAGTGCCGCCACAGAGAACCCGCCGCTAGATGAAAACACATCTAAAAACCTGGTGTTTGAATTTAAAAATGGTCTTATAAATTTTCTGGAATCTCTCTGATCCAGGAAAAAACCGGTTTTTTGACCATCAATTATATCCACCGTATACTTTAAGCCGTTGTCTTCCATAGTTACTCTATCCGGTATATCACCATATATTATTCCCGTCTTCTGTTCTACTCCCTCGTGGGTTCTATTTTCTACATCACTTCTCTCATAGATTCCCTTTGGTTTTGCTACTTTTTTCAATGCATTTATAATCTCCTGACGAAATGCCTCTACACCTGAATTTCTAAATTGCACCGATAGATATTTATCAAATTTATCTACAATCAGCCCCGGTATTCCATCGGCTTCCGAGAAAAATATTCTGGTACAGTTGGTCTCTTTATTTAAATATTTTCTTTTATCGTATGCAACTTTTATTCTATTTAATATAAATTTCTTATCTATAGTTTCTTCCCTGGTTGTCAACACTCTTACCAAAGCATTGGTATTTTCTACAACATAACCACGACCAATAAATGTAAGATCCTCGCTGCATACATCTACTATGTCTCCAGTTTTAACTGTTCCCATTATTTGCTTTATCTCATCTTTAAATACATTTGGATAAAAATTTTGTATCTTCTTTTCCTTATCTTTTTTTAACATTACTCTTGCCATTTTATATCTCCTCAAAACTTTTTTAAATTTTTTCTATACTCTTAATTATAACACAAACCGTTATTTTAATTCTTGTAAAATTTCTCTCTAAAAGAAAGCGGCCTTATATCAATAGAAGGAGTAACTTTTTTGTCACCAATTACACGAATTATAACCGAATTAAACAACTCTGAATTAAAAAAAAATAGCAAATAGATAGATTTCATCTATTTGCTATTTTGATAATCCTTAGTTATGTCCGATATCCTCTAGTTTCTCATTTTTATCCAATAGATAGATAAGGGGGCTGGCCAAGAAGATAGATGAATAAGTTCCTATTAATACTCCTATCAATAGCGTTGTAATAAACACCTTTAAACTAGCTCCACCAAATAATAATATAGCTAGGATAGCCAGAAATGTTGTAAATGAAGTATTGATCGATCTGGTTAAAGTTTGGTTGACACTTAGATCTACAGCTTCTCCCAGTGAACCCGCCTTCTTCTTTTTCAGTACTTCTCTGATTCTGTCAAATACTACTATTGTATCATTTATAGAATATCCTAAGATCGTTAAAACTGCTGCTATAAACGGTGTATTTACCTCGTATCCCAACAGTGCAATTCCTCCTACAGCTATTATAACGTCATGGAAAAGAGCTATTACTGCTGCCAGTGCAAATTTAAACTCAAATCTAACGGTAATGTACCCGACTATTAAGATCAATCCAACAAATAATGCTATTATTGCTGTGCTTTTTAATTCCTCCCCTATAGAAGCTCCTACCTTATCGGATCTAAGCAGGTCAAACTTCCCGCCTTTCTCTTCCAAGTCCTTCATAAAGTCATTTTTTACCTTTTCACTCATCTCAGGTGTTCTTATGATAACTTCATTCCCATCCGAGATCTGTACTTTCCTGCTGTTGTTGTCGATCTGCGGGATATCCAAAGCAATCTCATCCAATATGGGATTTAATTCCTTCAATTCCATAGTTTTTTCAAATTTAACCTGAATAAGGTTTCCTCCGCTAAAATCAAGACCATAGTTTAATCCTTTGGACATCAATGAAACTAAAGCTAATACAACTAATATAGTTGAGAACGTAAAGAATTTTTTTCTATTTTCAATTATTTTTATTTTCACTATTATTTCCCCCTAACACCAAATAAGATTGGCTTATCTATTTTAAATAACATTGTAAATCCTCTAAGTAATACCTTAGTTATTGTGATAGCTGTAAACATCGATGCAAGTACACCTATAGTCAGTGTTACTGCAAATCCCTTTACCGGTCCAGTTCCTAAAGTAAATAAGATAGTTGTTATTATAAGGGTTGTGATATTTGAGTCCATTATTGTACTGAATGCCTTTTTGAATCCTGCCTCTATAGAAGCCATAACTGTATTTCCAAACCTCAACTCTTCCTTTATCCTCTCAAATATAATTACATTGGCATCTACTGCCATTCCCACTGAAAGAATGATTCCTGCAATCCCTGGTAATGTAAGGGTAGCACCAAAGAAATTAAGTGTAGCAAAGGTGATCAGACCAAAACAAATTAATGCCAGGTTGGCTACCACTCCTGGTAATCTGTAGAAAACCATCATAAATACGGCGATTAGTCCTATAGCTATCATTCCAGCTGTTTTTGATTGAGCTATAGATTCATCTCCCAATGTTGCTCCTACCGATCTGGTTTCCAAGATCTCAGCCTTTACCGGTAAAGCCCCTGCATTTAATAGTGATGCAGTATTTTTAGCTTCCTCTACCGTGTAGTTACCTGTAATAACTCCTTGTCCACCAGCTATCTCACTGTTGATTCTAGGAGCAGTCTGTACCACTCCATCCATTGTGATGGCAAGCTGTTTACCTATATTATTTCTAGTTATTTCAGCAAATTTTGCTGCTCCCTCCAGGTTCATTACAAATGAAATTTGAGGTCTCCCCAGGTTGTCGTAAGATACAGCTGCTGATTTTAATGCCTTACCAGTTAATAAAGTTTTTCCCAATGTCCCATCTGCATTTTGTATCTTAAATTCCATAAGCGCAGTTTTTCCGATCATAGCTATTGCTTGTTCTGTATCGGTTATCCCAGGTAATTCAACCATTACCCTCTTATCTCCTACTTTTTGTACAGAAGATTCAGATACTCCCAAGCCGTTTACCCTTCTATTCAACACTTCAATAAGTCTTCCCATAGCTTCATTGTCTAACCTTTGTCCCTCTTCCGGTTTTGCCTCGAGCAGCACATATACTCCGCCCTTTAGATCCAATCCTAATTTTACTGGTTTAGTCATTGTAAACCATGCAGCACTCAGTACAACTATTGCCACAAATATTATTCTGTACATATATCCTTTTCTCATTCTAGCCACTTTTTCTGCCTCCCCTAACGGCTTTCAGCCGAATTGTCTCAAAGTTCTTAATTTATGTAGTAAATTTATAGATACTTTGGTGATACCCTTTTTTATCCTATCTTTTCATATCCAGATACGTTTGCAGAATAATTGCTGCAGCTACCTGATCCACCGTCTTCCTTTTATTTATGGCACCCTTTACACCATTATTCTGCAGCATCTTATCCGCTGACACCGTTGATAACCTTTCATCGATCTCTATAAACTCCAACCCGTCTATCTTTTTGTTCAATTTTTCCATGAATTCCCTTACTTTTTCAGCCTGACGTTTTTCTGTTCCATCCAGACTCTTTGGAATACCAATAACTATACTCTTGGTATTATGCTCTTCACAGAGCTCTTTTACCCTCATTACAGCCTTGGTTTTCCTCCTGTCTATTACTTCTAAAGGGGTTGCTATCATACCCATTATATCGGATTTAGCCACTCCTATCCTTACATCTCCTACATCCAGAGACAAATATCTTTTAAACATATTTTTTTACCTCTTCCTTTTATGGTTTCTCCTATGGAGAAACCAAATTTAAGATATTTAGAAAAAGATTATGCAATAATCTTTTTCTAAAACTTTTTTATTAAATTCAAACTCAAGCCTAAACCTCGGTTTCCCCCATAAGGGTCTACATTTGAAATCAAATTTTAATTATATTTGATTTTAATATTCGTAGAATCCCATCCGAAGGAAGAGTTATAATTTTTCTCCTAATATAGTTCTTGCCACTTTTAAAGCTTCAGGAACTTTATTTCCGTTTTTCCCGCCTGCCTGGGCGAAATCCGGTCTTCCCCCGCCATTTCCATCGGCAATTTTAGCGATTTCACGAACCAGGTCTCCGGCTTTTACCTTCCCCATAAGATCTTTGGTTACTCCTACGGCAAATACAGCTTTCCCGTTATCTGTTCCTAAGATAACTACACAGCTGCCTAATTTATCCTTAGCTTTGTCTACAATCTCACGTAATCCGCCTGCTTCTTTATCTTTAAATGCAGAAACCAACACTTTTACACCATTTATCTCCTCTACATTATCAAAGAGTGAATGAGCTTCATATCCAGCTAATTTAGATTTAAGTGCTTCAACCTCTTTATTAGCGGCCTTTAAATCCTCTACTACCTTATTTGCTTTAGCAATTAAATTCCCGTGATAAGGTTCTGATTTTAATATCTTCGCCAGTTCAAATATACCATCTTCCATTTCATTTACTATCTTATATGAAGTAAACCCTGTTGTTGCCTCTATCCTTCTTACTCCGGCAGCAATTCCAGTTTCAGTTAAGATATTAAATAACCCGATTTCTCCTGTTCTCTCTACATGAGTTCCGCCACATAACTCCATAGAGAATCCCGGTATTTCCACAACTCTTACCTTACTTCCGTATTTGTCTCCAAATAACATTGTTGCACCTTTTTCTTTAGCCTCATCCATAGTAAGTTCTTCAATACTTAAAGGAACATTTCTGAATATCTGCTCATTTACGATTTTTTCCACTTCTTTTATTTGGTCTCTTGTTGCAGCTTCATAGTGAGTAAAATCAAATCTTAATCTATCCTGTGATACCAATGATCCTGCCTGTTGTACATGATCTCCAAGAACTTCTTTTAAAGCTTTATGCAATATATGTGTCGCAGTATGGTTTCTCTTAATCTCTACTCTTCTGTGTTTATTGATAGATAACTCTAACTCTAAACCTTTTTTCAACTTATTTCCGCCCTCTGCCATCTTCACAGTATGGATAAATATATCTTTTTGTTTTCTTACACTTGTAACTGCTCCAAAGATCTCTTCTCCGATTATTTTACCGGTATCGGTAGATTGCCCGCCTGACTCAGCATAAAATGGAGTCTTATCGAAAATTATTGTGTAGTTTCCTTCATTGTTATCTTTTACGTGTAATATTTTAGCTTTTGTTTCAAATACTTCATAACCAACGAAATCAGTTTTTCCATGTTTATCAAAAAACTCTTCTATAAATGAATCCTGCCCGGCTTCTTTAACCACTTCTCTAGACGACCTGGCTCTCTCTCTCTGCTCCTCCATCTTCGCAAGGTAATCATCATGGGAAATAGTTACTCCCTCTTCCTCACAGATCTCCTCTGTAAGTTCATATGGGAATCCAAAAGTGTCGTATAGTTTAAATACTACACCGGCGTCTAATTCTGTCTTATTTTCCGATTTAGCTTTTTTGATCTCGTCCAATGCAATGATCATCCCCTGATCCAGGGTAGCTGAGAATTTCTCTTCCTCAATTCTTACCATTTTCACAACATGATCTTTATTTTTTACCAGTTCCGGGTAAGCTTCTCCCATTAACTCTATTACTGTATCCACTAATTTATACAGGAAATTTTCCTTATTTCCCAGTAACCTTCCATGTCTTACTGCACGTCTCAAGATCCTTCTAAGAACATATCCCCTTCCCTCGTTAGAAGGCAAGATTCCGTCACTTATCATAAATGTAATGGCTCTTATATGGTCTGCGATCACCTTTAATGAGAAATCGATCTTATCATCTTTTCCAAATGTGTATTCAGAATTTGTCAGTTCTCCAGCTTTTTCAATGATAGGAAAAATCAGATCAGTTTCAAAGTTATTGGCTTTTTTCTGCACCATTGCAGCTACCCTCTCAAGACCTGCTCCTGTATCGATGTTTTTCTTTGGTAACGGCTCCAACGACCCATCTTCCATCCTGTTATATTCAGTAAATACCAGATTCCATATTTCGATAAATCTGTCGTCTGTCCCTTCATCTCCTAATTTCGAGTTTTCGTCTCCTCCATACTCTACTCCCAGGTCTACATGGATCTCACTACAAGGTCCGCACGATCCCACAGGACCTGCTGACCACCAGTTATCATCTTCTCCTAATCTTACCAGTCTTTCCATTGGTACGCCAATTTTTTTATTCCAGATTTCCTCAGCTTCATCATCTGTTGTAAATACAGATATCCATAATTTTTCTGGATCTAATTTCAATACCTCTGTGATAAATTCCCAAGACCAGGCTATAGCCTCTTCTTTGAAATAATCTCCAAATGAGAAGTTTCCTAACATCTCAAAGAAGGTATGATGCCTGGCTGTTCTCCCTACATTTTCAAGGTCGTTAGTTCTGATACACTTTTGGTGAGTAACCACTCTCGGTGTAGGAGCTTCTTTTTGTCCTAAAAAATAAGGTTTAAAAGGTACCATTCCTGCTACTGTCAATAGTAGTGTCGGATCATCCGGTATCAATGATGCACTTTCGTAGTGTTTATGCTGTTTTCCTTCAAAAAATTCTATAAATTTTCTTCTGATTTCGTTACCCGTTAAATTATTCATCCTATCCTCCAAAATTTAAATAGTTAAATTATCCTGAGACTCTTATTGGCCCCACAGATATTTTCCTTTGGTTTTTCATTTTAATATTTTGATTTTCACAGATTAAAACCTTTCAACGGAAAGACACAGAGTTATACTGAGATTCTCAGAGATAAAAATCTTTGTTTCAGATACTCTTTGAGAACTTTCTTTCTTTTCCTTTGTGTGCTTTGTGCTCAAGGTTTAAATTTTAAATTTCTTTCTATGTATTATCAATTGTATATTTTATTCAAGTTTTTATTCGTGTCATTAGCGTAATTGGTGGTTAATCTTTTAGTTATTACTTTTCTTAATTTTTATTATATCACATCTAGACATTGAAAAATCAGATAACCTAATCTAATTTAAACCCCTCTCCCAAATAGATCTTTCTTGCTCTTTCGTCGTTGGCTATCTCTTCCGGTGACCCGCTTATCAGGAGTTCCCCCTGAGCCATTACATAGGCCCTGTCGGTGATTCCCAGTGTTTCCCTCACACTGTGGTCTGTGATCAAGATACCCAGTCCTCTTTTTTTCAGATACCTTATAATCTCCTGGATATCCTCTACAGCTATCGGATCTACCCCTGCAAAGGGTTCATCCAACAGAATAAAATCCGGGTTGTTAGCTATTGTTCTGGCTATCTCAACCCTCCTTCTTTCTCCTCCAGAGAGGGAATACCCCATGGATTTTTCCACATGGGTAAGTTTAAACTCTTCCAACAGATCATCTTTTATCTTAATTCTTTCTTCTTTCTTTATCTTTCTCATCTCTAAGATAGCCAGGATATTGTCCTCTACACTGAGGTCTCTAAATATAGATGGTTCCTGGGCCAGATATCCAATTCCCATATTGGCTCTTTTATACATAGGATAATCAGTTATATCCTGTTCATTGAAAAAAACTTTTCCAGATTCAGGTTTTACTATCCCTGTGATCATATAAAAAGTAGTAGTTTTTCCTGCTCCATTAGGTCCTAAAAGCCCAACTATCTCACCCTTATGTACTTCTAAACTTATTTTATTTACAACTCTTCTTTTCTTATAGCTTTTACACAGATCCTGAGCAATTATACTCTTCAAATTTTACCTCCTACTTTTTATAATCTATCCTTACATTTCCTTCGGCATTCAATATCCCTGTTTCCATGAAGTATTTTGCGTAGTCAGCTTCAATATGGTTTTCTATTGTGTCCGCTGCCACATTTTCCCGTAAAACGGCAACCTTAGTTTTATTAAATATTTCTCCCTTATCAGATGATGCAGTCATGACTTTTCCGTCTTTATCCACGTTTTTGAATTCCACATCATTTATAAGAACTGCTATCTCTGTATTCATATCGATATCGGTAATTTCAGATTTAACATC
This region of Psychrilyobacter piezotolerans genomic DNA includes:
- a CDS encoding CvpA family protein, giving the protein MYIDIAAGIILVLGVLMGFKKGFFFEVLSFFILILNVVLAKKWTPYVYEYVSGTVNINENVLYFLTYLALLTGLYMASSVILSVLRKILPKMFMGLTDSILGGVLGGLKGGFIIFVLLIFFNLLSSMSSGMEGYSKDSRVNKFFLKNVTKLEGYYPEAVKEKLEELEFRKSVEKQIKEYMSK
- a CDS encoding LptF/LptG family permease → MKKIDRYIIVKFIKSVLLSLFAFIGIFVISQIFKVINYVTSGRMTTIEGARYMAALIPGILVQVSPLGALLGGLITINKMASSLEVIALKTSGISFRRIVLLPIIAAFIMAGGVFYISNSLQPKGLKVARELKRKNQIDEDRIPAEKNDVYLRGNGDYIYHFDYINRETNIAHGVEIVILTENFDAIKSIITAKSARYTAYGRWELDEANENKIEEKTVVYHNVYRNSELKDAPKLFLTPKYRKDELSLTELRKVAELLRKTGGESKEFEVEFHKRIAYPFACVVIGILGLSLGSRYVRGSSAINIALSIAFGYGYYIVQASFEAIAMGGILSPLIGAWMPNLIFTGIGMIAMNKAEY
- the rodA gene encoding rod shape-determining protein RodA, whose product is MKNNRDIRVLIKKVKKMSYRILLNALLIAVISAFSIYSATYTKTTSFLKKDLIWLLLGIVVYFVFSMIDFKLYRRYSRLIYGVSLLSLLAVFAFGVSKLGAKRWIDLGFMNLQPSEFAKIFMVLTFSALLVNRYKSSFSGLKDVIKAGVHILPIFILILKQPDLGTSLTLVAIFGVLIFVHGIDLKTIIIMLGSLVVFVPFAYFFLLKEYQQTRILTFLNPESDLLGSGWNVTQSMIAVGSGGLSGKGLFQGTQSKLKFLPESHTDFIAAVFLEETGFAGGVILLVLYYSLIYNIVRIGNSSKDEYGRLICYGVAAIIFFHTTVNLGMIIGIMPVTGLPLLLMSYGGSSYIFTFMMLGIVQSVKVHSDKY
- a CDS encoding LptF/LptG family permease is translated as MKIIDKYLFNQLKMPVLFGISLFTFIFLIELMVKMMESILVKRVPALDMLHLLTYYIPPILSQTIPMGFFLGVMITYNKLTSTSESVAMVSIGMSLNKILKVPFFMSVGIFFLTIFLQEKIIPESFVRAETLGVKIATETPSFQLTEKTFLENVGEYSIYIDTLDPKTNQAKDVVIFQKSEKDIYPNVMLADRTTWKDGAMTLEDATFYQLDEEGKEKLRGSFKSQVHPLTSFLSDFDVEIKEIDTMSAVMLLKNIKKIKENKSAAEEILPYRVELQKKLASPFSAVFLGILGVLFSLGHHRSGKSVSYGLSMAVIFIYITLFNVAVVLSSKGTINPVIAIWFPNLLLAGLTGIMYIKKARRG
- a CDS encoding M16 family metallopeptidase; the protein is MIIEKKLKNGIPVFFDKIDGIQSVTIGIFVGTGSKDEKAGEYGVSHLLEHMMFKGTSRRTAKELSEEIDDVGGNINAYTGKETTAYYIQLLSSRLEVGVDILSDMFLNSTFSDENLEKEKKVVIEEINMYEDIPEEKVHDINSTFAISGDQSNIVLGSIESVNGISREILVDYFNRRYTPENMVISLAGNMDIDKVMEMLEDTMGSIEKKETQIPREFSMRINSGKKVSKKEMSQVHLCINTKGISYLDEDRYKYSIISNILAGNMSSRLFQKIREDRGLAYSIYSYMSNFREGGLFTIYAGTTPKDYNEVIQIVLEEFEEIKKNSVTEKELERSKNQFLSSLTFGLENSRARMSRLANSYLTYGRIKTVEETIEEIEKISCEDIKEVANKVFSEEYYSYTILGDV
- the dut gene encoding dUTP diphosphatase; amino-acid sequence: MKKVEVKIITEEGVALPKYMTDGAAGMDVCAHIEKPVTLKSLERQLIPTGIVMEIPFGYEVQVRPRSGLAMKHGITLVNSPGTIDSDYRGEVGIILINLSSDEYTINPMERIGQLVLQKVYKMEFVETDKVEKSKRSTGGFGHTGK